A region from the Linepithema humile isolate Giens D197 chromosome 1, Lhum_UNIL_v1.0, whole genome shotgun sequence genome encodes:
- the LOC136997264 gene encoding serum factor response D-like, which produces MTNTSRGPYKKYLVDIVEEIPVTTIRSRRARFSAGKEKQRIVEVEVPIFDKLSNNENTRNHDIQDNDNSTIDIEEYSNQFQDNAIRIDSDNETIVSRRSLGESNSSQADSDFSSENENNLEENYLNYSEDENSDNYNNDNVDIHKNKSDSESNEDNEEYENQIQDIIRVPIYEGCNLTKEESQLLIMGTAIRNKMTDVGLETLLKIVYCHLPHTQ; this is translated from the exons atgactAATACATCAAGAGGAccatataaaaagtatttggTCGACATTGTAGAAGAAATACCTGTGACAACCATTCGTTCTCGTCGAGCTCGCTTTTCAgcaggaaaagaaaaacaaagaatagTAGAAGTTGAG gtTCCAATTTTCGATAAACTTTCTAACAATGAAAATACGAGGAATCATGATATCCAAGACAATGATAATTCTACTATTGATATTGAAGAATATAGTAATCAATTCCAAGATAACGCAATTAGAATTGACAGTGACAATGAGACAATTGTAAGCAGAAGAAGCTTAGGAGAATCAAACAGCAGTCAAGCTGATTCTGACTTCTCcagtgaaaatgaaaataatttagaagaaaattatcttaattattctGAAGATGAAAAcagtgataattataataatgataatgtagatattcacaaaaataaaagcgatAGTGAAAGTAATGAAGACAACGAAGAATATGAGAATCAAATACag gaTATAATACGGGTTCCCATATATGAAGGATGTAATTTGACCAAAGAAGAAAgccaattattaattatgggAACAGCTATTCGAAACAAAATGACGGACGTAGGATTGGAAACTTtacttaaaattgtatattgcCATTTGCCACATAcgcaataa
- the LOC136997262 gene encoding uncharacterized protein: MNDNDCILLEFVNEDKKIAIGYQDWLLHKVTEKKEFARLIENNIEVEIKWPNCDIAPTSNMKKRLKTCQWQVVVVKLLAFGEWVKMCEYRDNLTEYGVLQPTKEDQKIIRRKEWSDDDENSEIRSKKKMNKVGVTKNEINESKSLQLLKELKTFKRAPIEIDYGTSSDEENYSKMSKNDLSMKNDLLKFENESLKKENAALRVTLHSLENLPKMKDMTETVLSNLEKINENVHLITLIKLFWVKIFWRLHLQLQNSILLLIISLQINEVLNRELMKSLFPILLMRIL, translated from the exons ATGAATGATAACGACTGTATTCTGCTTGAATTTGTTAACGAGGATAAAAAGATAGCAATTGGTTATCAAGATTGGCTTCTGCACAaagtcacagaaaaaaaagaatttgccAGATTAATCGAAAACAATATTgaagttgaaataaaatggcCTAATTGCGACATTGCACCGAcatcaaatatgaaaaaacgaTTGAAAACGTGTCAATGGCAGGTGGTTGTGGTTAAGTTACTTGCTTTTGGAG aatGGGTAAAAATGTGCGAGTATAGAGATAATTTAACAGAATATGGCGTATTACAACCAACCAAAGaagatcaaaaaataatacgaagaaaagaatggagtgatgatgatgaaaatagtgaaatacgttcaaagaaaaaaatg AACAAAGTTGgtgtaacaaaaaatgaaattaatgaatcaaaatcattacaattacttaaagaattaaaaacatttaaaagagcTCCAattgaa ATTGACTATGGAACATCTTCagatgaagaaaattattccaaaatgtcaaaaaatgaTTTGAGTATGAAGAATGACTTATTGAAGTTCGAAAATGaatcgttaaaaaaagaaaacgctGCACTACGGGTTACTCTACATTCCTTAGAAA atCTGCCAAAGATGAAAGACATGACGGAAACTGTTCTGAGCAATTTGGagaagattaatgaaaatgttCATTTGATAACACTTATAAaact tttttgGGTAAAAATCTTCTGGAGACTGCACCTTCAACTTCAAAACTCAATCCTACTACTAATTATAAG tttacaGATAAACGAAGTTCTGAATCGCGAGTTGATGAAGAGCCTATTCCCTATTTTACTAATGAG aataCTATAG